One window of Tenacibaculum maritimum NCIMB 2154 genomic DNA carries:
- the dut gene encoding dUTP diphosphatase, whose amino-acid sequence MNVQIINKSKHQIPAYETEGSAGMDLRANIEESITLKPLERAIIKTGLFIALPVGFEAQVRPRSGLAAKKGITVLNSPGTIDADYRGEIGVILVNLSNDNFTIQDGERIAQLIIAKHERITWKQVEVLNETARGTGGFGSTGV is encoded by the coding sequence ATGAACGTACAAATCATTAACAAATCAAAGCATCAAATACCTGCTTATGAAACTGAAGGTTCTGCAGGAATGGATTTACGCGCAAATATTGAGGAATCCATTACTCTAAAGCCTTTAGAAAGAGCTATTATAAAAACAGGTTTATTCATAGCATTGCCTGTTGGCTTTGAAGCACAAGTTCGTCCAAGAAGTGGATTAGCTGCTAAAAAAGGAATTACAGTATTAAATTCTCCAGGAACTATTGATGCTGATTATAGGGGAGAAATAGGCGTGATTTTAGTAAACTTATCTAATGATAATTTTACCATACAAGACGGAGAGCGTATTGCTCAATTAATTATTGCTAAACATGAACGCATCACTTGGAAACAAGTAGAAGTTTTGAATGAAACAGCTCGTGGAACTGGTGGCTTTGGTAGCACAGGAGTTTAA
- a CDS encoding pseudouridine synthase, with the protein MKHRHFIMHKPYGFLSQFINNQTKRKKRLLGELYDFPEGTMAIGRLDFNSEGLLLLTTDGKISEQVRSKKVAKEYYVQVDGIITQKAIEKLQKGVEIGFDGKKYITKPCKVISIAPPGFPNRTQKIRDDRHGPTSWISVTIREGKFRQVRKMTAAAGYPTLRLIRVRVGKILLNNLKLGAVKELETLL; encoded by the coding sequence ATGAAACACCGTCATTTTATAATGCACAAACCTTATGGATTTCTTTCTCAATTCATCAATAATCAAACCAAACGAAAAAAAAGATTATTAGGAGAACTATATGATTTTCCTGAAGGAACAATGGCTATTGGTCGTTTGGATTTTAATTCTGAAGGATTGCTTTTATTAACTACAGATGGAAAAATAAGTGAACAAGTACGAAGTAAAAAAGTAGCAAAAGAATACTATGTACAGGTTGATGGTATCATCACACAAAAAGCTATTGAAAAATTGCAAAAAGGTGTAGAAATAGGTTTTGATGGCAAAAAATATATCACTAAACCTTGTAAAGTTATTTCAATAGCTCCTCCTGGTTTTCCTAATAGAACTCAAAAAATAAGGGATGACAGACATGGCCCAACAAGTTGGATATCAGTTACTATAAGAGAAGGTAAATTCAGACAAGTTCGTAAAATGACTGCTGCTGCAGGATATCCTACACTTCGATTAATCCGAGTTCGCGTTGGAAAAATTTTATTAAACAACTTAAAATTAGGAGCTGTAAAAGAACTGGAAACCCTCCTTTAA
- a CDS encoding GNAT family N-acetyltransferase — protein sequence MDFIIKKFSELTTIELYQILQLRSEVFVVEQDCVYQDIDGKDEQALHVIGIKEGKIIAYTRLFDSGAYFSTPSIGRVVVKKTARKYGYGHDLLKASIIAIHKHYTITTITISAQVYLQNFYESHGFLKVGNEYLEDGIPHIKMIMN from the coding sequence ATGGATTTTATTATAAAAAAATTTAGTGAATTAACCACTATAGAGTTGTATCAAATACTTCAGTTACGTTCTGAAGTATTTGTTGTAGAACAAGATTGTGTATATCAAGATATAGATGGAAAAGATGAGCAAGCATTACATGTTATAGGTATTAAAGAAGGTAAAATTATAGCCTATACACGTTTGTTTGATAGCGGTGCATATTTTAGTACTCCTAGTATTGGTAGAGTTGTCGTAAAAAAAACAGCACGAAAATATGGGTATGGTCATGATTTACTAAAAGCTTCAATAATAGCTATTCATAAGCATTATACTATTACTACTATTACTATTTCAGCACAGGTTTATTTACAAAATTTTTACGAATCTCATGGATTTTTAAAAGTAGGAAATGAGTATTTAGAAGATGGAATTCCACATATAAAAATGATTATGAATTAA
- the rpiB gene encoding ribose 5-phosphate isomerase B, with product MTIAIGNDHAGTAYKFEIIALLEELGHKVINFGTNTDDSMDYPDAIHPTAEAVETGQAEMGIILCGSGNGAQMTANKHQGVRAALCWNNELVTLTRQHNNANMLTIPARFVSLQQALGFVELFLTTDFEGGRHANRVHKIGMNC from the coding sequence ATGACAATTGCGATAGGAAATGACCATGCTGGTACAGCATATAAGTTTGAAATAATTGCTCTTTTGGAGGAGTTAGGGCATAAAGTAATTAATTTTGGAACAAATACTGATGATAGTATGGATTATCCAGATGCCATTCATCCTACGGCAGAAGCAGTAGAAACAGGCCAAGCGGAAATGGGCATTATTTTATGTGGTAGTGGTAATGGTGCCCAAATGACAGCAAATAAACATCAAGGAGTTAGGGCTGCCTTATGTTGGAATAATGAGTTAGTTACATTAACACGTCAGCATAATAATGCTAATATGTTAACGATTCCTGCTCGTTTTGTTTCTTTACAGCAAGCTTTAGGTTTTGTTGAACTTTTTTTAACAACAGATTTTGAAGGAGGTAGGCATGCCAATAGGGTTCATAAAATAGGAATGAATTGTTAA
- the recA gene encoding recombinase RecA gives MSADKEKQAKLKALQLTLDKLDKAYGKGTVMKMGDKQIEDVDAISSGSLGLDLALGVGGYPRGRIIEIYGPESSGKTTLTIHAIAEAQKAGGIAAFVDAEHAFDRFYAENLGVDVDNLIISQPDHGEQALEIADNLIRSGAIDIVVIDSVAALTPKSEIEGEMGDSKMGLHARLMSQALRKLTATISKTNCTVIFINQLREKIGVMFGNPETTTGGNALKFYASVRLDIRRRTQIKDGDRVIGNSTKVKVVKNKVAPPFQQAEFDIMYGEGISKVGEVLDIGVEYGIIKKSGSWFSYGDTKLGQGRDSVKGLIRDNPELAEELENKIKEAIENQE, from the coding sequence ATGTCAGCAGATAAAGAAAAGCAAGCTAAACTAAAGGCACTGCAACTTACTTTAGATAAATTAGATAAAGCTTACGGTAAAGGTACTGTAATGAAAATGGGAGATAAGCAGATAGAAGATGTAGATGCTATTTCTTCTGGATCTTTAGGGTTAGATTTGGCTTTAGGTGTTGGAGGATATCCTCGCGGAAGAATTATTGAAATTTATGGACCAGAATCATCGGGTAAAACAACATTAACAATACACGCAATTGCAGAAGCTCAAAAAGCTGGTGGTATTGCTGCTTTTGTGGATGCAGAACATGCGTTTGATCGTTTTTATGCAGAAAACTTGGGAGTAGATGTAGATAATTTGATTATATCTCAACCAGATCATGGAGAACAAGCTTTAGAAATTGCAGATAATTTAATTCGTTCAGGAGCCATTGATATTGTAGTAATTGATTCGGTAGCAGCACTAACTCCAAAGTCTGAAATAGAAGGAGAAATGGGAGATTCTAAAATGGGATTACATGCTCGTTTAATGTCTCAAGCATTGCGTAAATTAACAGCTACTATTAGTAAAACAAATTGTACCGTTATTTTTATTAATCAATTGCGTGAAAAAATTGGTGTGATGTTTGGAAATCCTGAAACAACTACTGGAGGTAATGCATTAAAGTTTTACGCATCAGTTAGGTTAGATATTCGTAGGAGAACACAAATTAAGGATGGTGATCGAGTAATAGGTAATAGTACAAAAGTAAAGGTGGTAAAAAATAAAGTAGCGCCACCATTTCAACAAGCGGAATTTGATATAATGTATGGTGAAGGAATTTCTAAAGTGGGTGAAGTTTTAGATATTGGTGTAGAATACGGAATTATAAAAAAGAGTGGTTCATGGTTTAGCTATGGAGATACAAAATTAGGGCAAGGTAGAGATTCTGTAAAAGGTTTGATTAGAGATAATCCAGAATTAGCAGAAGAACTAGAAAATAAAATAAAAGAAGCTATTGAAAATCAAGAATAA
- a CDS encoding lipopolysaccharide biosynthesis protein, with translation MSSLKRFFKDTIIYGIAAVLPRAINILLVRLHTYSLSADKFAVNTTYYVYAAYFNALLTYGMETAFFRFFSKEKEKGKIISTSFISLFTTSILFLIGTMLFSKNIANFFGFKNILFFQILIITLTLDTLVVIPFAYLRVLHKPVQFTIYKIINILIFACLNIFFLWFIPYALKNKIYLPLNLIHYTESQPKVIHIFVAGLIASAITFILLLPTLFKFKITFDFKLLKKMLAYSLPIMVGSLAFVTNENLDKLILKDIVGEKQMGVYAACYKLGVFMSLYIMAFKLGAEPFFFNQADKKNAKENYSTILSWFTFFGALFMLVIVSFIDFFAKILLQSDEYFEALQIVPIILLANLFLGIYNNLSVWYKLTDKTKYGMYFSIIGAAITISFNLIMIPKIGYIAAAWATLMAYGSMMLISYFIGKKYYPVPYNLKKITSYLLISTLLSYLSFSYFRGVYTLSVFFIFILLGWIIYNEKSIIQKLLKR, from the coding sequence TTGAGCTCATTAAAACGTTTTTTTAAAGACACCATCATTTACGGAATAGCAGCCGTTTTACCAAGAGCTATTAACATTCTTTTAGTACGTTTACATACTTATAGCCTAAGTGCTGATAAGTTTGCTGTAAACACTACTTACTATGTATATGCTGCTTATTTTAATGCCTTATTAACTTATGGTATGGAGACTGCCTTTTTTCGTTTTTTTTCAAAAGAAAAAGAAAAAGGAAAAATTATCTCCACCTCATTTATTAGTTTATTTACAACCTCTATACTATTTTTAATAGGAACCATGTTATTTAGCAAAAACATTGCTAATTTCTTTGGGTTTAAAAATATCTTATTCTTTCAAATACTAATTATTACATTAACTTTAGATACTCTTGTAGTTATCCCTTTTGCTTATTTGAGAGTACTTCATAAACCTGTTCAGTTTACCATTTATAAAATAATCAATATCCTTATTTTTGCATGCCTAAATATTTTCTTTTTATGGTTCATTCCGTATGCTTTAAAAAATAAAATTTATTTACCTCTAAATTTAATTCATTATACTGAAAGTCAACCCAAAGTCATTCATATTTTTGTAGCCGGACTCATAGCTAGCGCTATCACATTCATCTTATTATTACCTACATTATTTAAATTCAAAATTACATTTGATTTTAAACTATTAAAAAAAATGTTAGCCTATAGCTTGCCCATCATGGTAGGCAGCTTAGCTTTTGTTACTAATGAAAATTTAGATAAATTAATTTTAAAAGATATTGTTGGCGAAAAACAAATGGGAGTATATGCTGCTTGTTATAAATTAGGAGTGTTTATGTCTTTATATATCATGGCTTTTAAATTAGGAGCTGAACCTTTCTTTTTCAATCAAGCTGATAAAAAAAATGCTAAAGAAAACTATAGCACTATTTTATCTTGGTTTACCTTTTTTGGTGCTTTATTTATGCTTGTAATTGTTTCTTTTATAGATTTTTTTGCTAAAATTCTTTTACAAAGTGATGAATATTTTGAAGCTTTACAAATTGTACCTATTATATTATTAGCTAATTTATTTTTAGGCATTTATAATAATTTATCCGTTTGGTACAAGTTAACTGATAAAACAAAATATGGTATGTATTTTTCAATAATTGGAGCCGCTATTACTATTAGTTTTAATTTAATAATGATTCCTAAAATTGGATATATAGCTGCTGCTTGGGCAACATTAATGGCATACGGATCTATGATGTTAATTTCTTATTTTATAGGAAAAAAATATTATCCTGTTCCTTATAACCTCAAAAAAATAACAAGCTATTTACTTATAAGTACTTTATTATCATACTTATCTTTTAGCTATTTTAGAGGTGTTTATACCCTATCTGTCTTTTTTATTTTTATTCTGTTAGGATGGATTATTTATAACGAAAAATCAATAATTCAAAAATTATTAAAACGATAA